Below is a genomic region from Listeria swaminathanii.
CCCTATCATGGTTACTTCTAAGTGTACTATGAATTCGACTTTTTGTCTTTGCTAATATAGGAAATATTTCAATTAATTTTTTTTAACAATTTATCATACAATAAATCTCTCAAATAACCATGAAACTGCGGTACATCTATTTCGAGATAATAGCCCAACTCATAAAGAATATGCTGTTTTTTCAGTTCATTAACTTGAGAAACACATATTTCTTTTGGAACTTCTTGCATGATTTCTTGGCGAAAAAAGTCTTGTGCTATTTTCCAAGAGTTTGTATGAAGTCTATGCGGCATTTCAGTAATAAACCACTTAATGCAATCCTCTTTTCTTCTATTTAAAAAGTTCATTTCTATGGCAGCTAAATCTTCAACATGCACATTGCCCATGATTTTCAATATATCGGCTACATATGCTAAAGGAATTTTCCAAGCTACGGTTTTGCAAAGCGGCCGAATTTTTGTTGCTTCTCGAGTAAAACCAAGAATAGTCCCTTTTCCCCAAGAACTGTTTCTTTGGGCAAATTGCGTTACCTCGCCTTCATCAATTGCGTAAACATATTCACTGTTTTCTGGGCAATCAATGATTTCATCCTCGTCCCAATAGACTAGTTCTGCTACTTCTTGAAACCTTGGATTATTTGTCAAAGTAAGCATTAATTCCATAGTAAACTTTTCTTGCATATATCCCGCCTCCTCAAAATCATTGCGCCATCGCAACTTCCTTTATCATAATAAAAAAAAAGCGAGTGATAAGTTCTCAAAGAACCTTCTCCTCGCTTCTTTTGTCCATTTTGTGACAAAATTACTTATGTTATTTTTACAACGTTAACTTTTTAACATTTTATCGAAAAATAATATAAAAATTTATCTTTACTTTTTAGAGTCCCCTTTACGAATAACCCACCAAAGTGAAAGGCAAGTAACTCCTTGAAGAACAAAAAACAAGCCGAGGATAATACCAATTGCGATCGCTACTAATGTATTGGTAAACAAGGAAATAACCGCAATGATTATCCCTATAATTCCCATAATTAGCAGTAATGTCCACCCCGGAAAACCTTTTACAGCAAAAGCCGTTAAAATTTTCAAAATGGCGGATGCTAATATCCAAATCGCGAATATAATAATGAAAATACGTTCAGCTATATTCGACTCAAAAATGGCAAAACCGCCGACAAGGATAGATAAAATCCCATCAAGCATTATCCATTTGGAAATGCTCCAATATTTACTCTCGCCAAAATAAGAAATAACTTCATTGATCCCATTTAATACTAAAATTATCCCAATAAAAATAGTTAGTGCTTGTAGCGATGTGCTTGGATTAAACATTAAGTAAATCCCAAGACCAATCATCACCACACCGAGAATTAAAACAAAATAAGTGTATATTTTTCTCATATCTTCGCCCCCTCTTTTAATGGTTAGTTAGTAATGATCCTGCCGCTTCATCAATAATAAATACTACATTCGGATGGTTTTGTAAAATCGATGCTGGACAACTTTCGTCAATTGGTCCCTCAAGTAATCCTTTGACCGCCTCAGCTTTACGCTCACCAGAAGCAGTTACTAAGATTTGTTTGGCATCCATCATATCCGCTAGCCCAAGTGTAAGCATTTGGGACGGCGCTTCGTCTTCTTTTAAGTTGTTATACATAATTGTGCTTTTAATAGTAGATTCATCGCTATCTGCTAAAAATAA
It encodes:
- a CDS encoding HdeD family acid-resistance protein, producing MRKIYTYFVLILGVVMIGLGIYLMFNPSTSLQALTIFIGIILVLNGINEVISYFGESKYWSISKWIMLDGILSILVGGFAIFESNIAERIFIIIFAIWILASAILKILTAFAVKGFPGWTLLLIMGIIGIIIAVISLFTNTLVAIAIGIILGLFFVLQGVTCLSLWWVIRKGDSKK